In Rhodococcus rhodochrous, a single genomic region encodes these proteins:
- a CDS encoding PH domain-containing protein, which produces MPPPPSSHTPDSTTQVIQISRLSFLACALLLLALASPALAWPEAFTWTLIIPFLVAAWIVRVRTVVGPEGIVARATFKTTNLKWDELDGLRFPKRGWARARLTDGSEVALPVVTFGRLPQLSEASGGRITDPYAAAQLAEEKAYREKAAAEAGPDAETTDDAVTVEKKDDRSS; this is translated from the coding sequence GTGCCACCGCCTCCATCATCCCACACGCCCGATTCGACGACGCAGGTCATCCAGATCTCGCGACTGTCGTTCCTCGCGTGCGCTCTGCTCCTCCTCGCCCTCGCCTCTCCGGCGCTGGCGTGGCCGGAGGCCTTCACATGGACGCTGATCATCCCGTTCCTCGTCGCGGCCTGGATCGTGCGGGTACGCACCGTCGTCGGCCCCGAGGGCATCGTCGCGCGAGCGACCTTCAAGACCACGAACCTGAAGTGGGACGAACTCGACGGCCTCCGGTTCCCGAAGCGGGGCTGGGCCCGCGCACGGCTCACCGACGGCAGCGAGGTCGCACTGCCGGTCGTCACCTTCGGCCGGCTGCCGCAGCTGTCGGAGGCCAGCGGAGGCCGCATCACCGATCCGTACGCGGCCGCACAGCTCGCCGAGGAGAAGGCATACCGCGAGAAGGCGGCCGCCGAAGCCGGTCCGGATGCCGAAACCACCGACGACGCAGTCACCGTCGAGAAGAAGGACGACCGCTCCTCCTGA
- the ilvD gene encoding dihydroxy-acid dehydratase — translation MPPLRSRTTTVGRNAAGARSLWRATGLTDSDFGKPIVAIANSYTQFVPGHVHLKDVGEIVAKAVREAGGVAREFHTIAVDDGIAMGHGGMLYSLPSREIIADSVEYMVNAHTADALVCISNCDKITPGMLNAAMRLNIPTIFVSGGPMEAGKAVVVNGVAQAPTDLITAISASASEAVDDAGLDEVERSACPTCGSCSGMFTANSMNCLTEALGLALPGNGSTLATHEARRALFETAGRTIVEAALRYYRDDDESVLPRNIATPAAFRNAMALDVAMGGSTNTVLHTLAAAQEGEVDFDLTTIDEISRRVPCLAKVSPNSDYHMEDVHRAGGIPAILGELRRGGLLETDVSTVHTKSFDEWLDTWDIRSGKASETALELFHAAPGGVRTTEPFSTDNRWSSLDTDAANGCIRDIEHAYTVEGGLCVLRGNLAPDGAILKTAGIDEDLFHFEGPAYVVESQEEAVSVILGKKIKAGDVVVVRYEGPAGGPGMQEMLHPTSFLKGIGLGKVCALITDGRFSGGTSGLSIGHVSPEAASGGVIGLIEQGDRIRIDVATRTLEVLVDDEVLADRRAKMEASERPWQPVDRERTVSKALRAYAALATSADKGAVRRLP, via the coding sequence ATGCCCCCGTTGAGGTCACGCACCACCACCGTCGGACGAAACGCCGCGGGAGCGCGCTCCCTGTGGCGCGCCACCGGCCTGACCGATTCCGACTTCGGCAAGCCGATCGTCGCGATCGCGAACTCCTACACGCAGTTCGTACCCGGTCACGTCCACCTCAAGGACGTCGGTGAGATCGTCGCGAAGGCCGTGCGCGAAGCGGGCGGCGTGGCGCGCGAGTTCCACACCATCGCAGTCGACGACGGCATCGCCATGGGCCACGGCGGCATGCTCTACTCGCTGCCGAGCCGCGAGATCATCGCCGACTCCGTCGAATACATGGTCAACGCGCACACCGCCGATGCACTGGTGTGCATCTCGAACTGCGACAAGATCACCCCGGGCATGCTCAATGCCGCGATGCGCCTGAACATCCCGACGATCTTCGTCTCCGGTGGTCCGATGGAGGCCGGTAAGGCGGTCGTCGTCAACGGTGTCGCGCAGGCCCCCACCGACCTCATCACCGCCATCTCGGCCTCCGCCAGCGAGGCCGTCGACGACGCGGGTCTCGACGAGGTCGAGCGCAGCGCGTGCCCGACCTGCGGTTCGTGCTCGGGCATGTTCACCGCCAACTCGATGAACTGCCTCACCGAGGCCCTCGGTCTCGCGCTGCCCGGCAACGGTTCGACCCTCGCCACCCACGAGGCGCGACGCGCACTGTTCGAGACCGCCGGCCGAACGATCGTCGAAGCGGCCCTGCGCTACTACCGCGACGACGACGAGTCGGTGCTTCCGCGCAACATCGCCACCCCGGCCGCCTTCCGCAACGCGATGGCGCTCGACGTCGCGATGGGTGGTTCCACCAACACCGTGCTGCACACCCTCGCCGCTGCGCAGGAGGGTGAAGTCGACTTCGACCTCACCACCATCGACGAGATCAGCCGCCGGGTGCCCTGCCTGGCGAAGGTCTCCCCGAACTCCGACTACCACATGGAGGACGTGCACCGCGCCGGCGGAATCCCCGCCATCCTCGGCGAGCTGCGCCGCGGTGGCCTGCTCGAGACCGACGTCTCCACGGTCCACACGAAGAGCTTCGACGAGTGGCTCGACACCTGGGACATCCGTTCCGGCAAGGCGTCCGAGACGGCCCTCGAGCTGTTCCACGCCGCACCGGGCGGTGTGCGCACCACCGAACCGTTCTCGACCGACAACCGCTGGTCGTCGCTCGACACCGATGCGGCGAACGGCTGCATCCGCGACATCGAGCACGCCTACACCGTCGAGGGCGGCCTGTGCGTGCTGCGCGGAAACCTCGCACCGGACGGCGCGATCCTCAAGACTGCCGGTATCGACGAGGACCTGTTCCACTTCGAGGGCCCGGCCTACGTCGTCGAGTCGCAGGAGGAGGCCGTCTCGGTCATCCTCGGCAAGAAGATCAAGGCCGGCGACGTCGTCGTCGTCCGCTACGAGGGCCCGGCCGGCGGCCCCGGCATGCAGGAGATGCTGCACCCCACCTCCTTCCTCAAGGGCATCGGCCTGGGCAAGGTGTGCGCCCTGATCACCGACGGCCGCTTCTCCGGCGGCACGTCCGGTCTGTCCATCGGGCACGTCTCCCCCGAGGCCGCGTCCGGTGGTGTGATCGGCCTGATCGAGCAGGGCGACCGGATCCGCATCGACGTCGCGACTCGCACCCTCGAGGTGCTCGTCGACGACGAGGTGCTCGCCGATCGTCGCGCGAAGATGGAGGCCTCCGAGCGGCCGTGGCAGCCCGTCGACCGTGAGCGCACGGTCTCGAAGGCACTGCGCGCCTACGCCGCTCTGGCGACCTCCGCCGACAAGGGTGCCGTCCGGCGCCTGCCGTAA
- a CDS encoding DoxX family protein, which yields MADNKNGGIPDAGSSPYGNQPDEHTLEMHRPRESYLGSDDDFGAGGTPLGNDAYAAPTEQMYRPEPVFGADAGGAVAVGEQTSKVRRGTLDLGLFVLRAAVGAILVAHGLQKLVGLWNGPGLDGFESLLRDAGYQQPAVLAIVGAVGEIAAGGLLVLGLLTPFAAAAIVAIMVNAVLFKHELEPGVQFFAAESSGFEFEALLVACAVAITLTGPGRIAIDGRRGWATRPFLGSFVVLLLGVAAGVCLWIFGR from the coding sequence GTGGCCGACAACAAGAACGGTGGCATACCGGACGCGGGTTCGAGTCCCTACGGAAACCAGCCCGACGAGCACACACTCGAGATGCACCGACCACGCGAGTCGTATCTCGGATCGGACGACGACTTCGGGGCCGGGGGAACGCCCCTCGGCAACGACGCCTACGCCGCTCCCACCGAGCAGATGTACCGGCCGGAGCCGGTATTCGGTGCGGATGCGGGCGGCGCGGTGGCCGTCGGCGAGCAGACCTCGAAGGTGCGCCGCGGGACGCTCGACCTCGGATTGTTCGTCCTGCGCGCGGCGGTCGGGGCGATCCTCGTCGCACACGGACTGCAGAAGCTGGTGGGTCTGTGGAACGGCCCGGGTCTCGACGGTTTCGAGTCGTTGCTGCGCGACGCGGGGTACCAGCAGCCCGCCGTGCTCGCGATCGTCGGCGCGGTCGGTGAGATCGCGGCCGGAGGACTGCTCGTCCTGGGGCTGCTCACTCCGTTCGCCGCTGCTGCGATCGTCGCCATCATGGTCAACGCGGTGCTGTTCAAACACGAACTCGAGCCGGGCGTCCAGTTCTTCGCCGCCGAATCGTCGGGCTTCGAGTTCGAAGCCCTCCTCGTCGCCTGCGCGGTGGCGATCACCCTCACAGGACCGGGACGCATCGCGATCGACGGACGACGCGGCTGGGCGACACGCCCCTTCCTGGGTTCGTTCGTCGTGCTGCTGCTGGGCGTGGCAGCCGGCGTGTGCCTGTGGATCTTCGGACGCTGA